One segment of Setaria viridis chromosome 4, Setaria_viridis_v4.0, whole genome shotgun sequence DNA contains the following:
- the LOC117851724 gene encoding protein IQ-DOMAIN 21 isoform X1 yields the protein MGKKPGGAGWLATVRKVFKASKDQRHAKKQRGGEAEDAAAGGGEVAEIVSVDHFPTAETSPEVTNDGSGGGAVAWRERGEHEEVAGARRRACRGMAAVTAASRVARTAAARGRAGSREERAAVRIQAFYRGYLARRARRALRGLVRLQALVRGHQVRRQVHLTMRCMQALVSAQARVRARHLTSHPHAARRATARLDAQRRPGFLVDLVPTRQQHRGRLSFGHDRAGLAEIDHEAPAVQAHQAPQRHSSASRSLQGAWDAVQHADGLPRRHDAVAASCGQSAPTYAYGLQHQRQLDESEDRDERSGGWHWLEHCHNGVQANQHGPAETSYVTAAATDGVSENTVEMEADRKSPTMDLYPIRSPAIPGYMAATQSARAKSRMAPPAAAPRAGAKSRSGSVAPSGGSTSTANTGWSMKHNGGGGGASTRAPQQRAAHSPESSCSGERTPPVLGGRSRLAFA from the exons ATGGGCAAGaagcccggcggcgccgggtggCTGGCCACCGTCCGGAAGGTCTTCAAGGCCTCCAAGGACCAGCGCCACGCCAAGAAG CAGAGGGGAGGCGAAGCGGAGGacgctgcggccggcggcggcgaggtggcggagATCGTCTCCGTGGATCACTTCCCGACGGCCGAGACGTCGCCGGAGGTCACCAatgacggcagcggcggcggcgccgtggcttggagggagaggggggagcACGAGGAGGTAGCGGGCGCCAGGAGGAGGGCCTGCCGCGGCATGGCAGCAgtgacggcggcgtcgagggtggcgaggaccgccgccgcgcgcgggagGGCGGGCAGCAGGGAGGAGCGAGCCGCCGTGCGCATCCAGGCATTCTACCGGGGGTACTTG GCGAGGCGAGCCCGTCGCGCGCTGCGCGGGCTGGTGCGGCTCCAAGCGCTGGTGCGCGGCCACCAGGTGCGGCGCCAGGTCCACCTCACCATGCGCTGCATGCAGGCGCTCGTCAGCGCGCAGGCCCGCGTCCGCGCCCGCCACCTCACCTCCCACCCCCACGCCGCCAGGCGCGCCACAGCCCGGCTCGATGCCCAGCGCCGTCCTGGCTTTCTCGTCGACCTCGTCCCCACCAGGCAGCAGCACCGAGGCAGGCTCTCCTTCGGGCACGACCGCGCCGGCTTGGCAGAGATCGACCACGAGGCGCCGGCGGTGCAGGCGCATCAGGCTCCTCAACGCCACAGCAGCGCGAGCCGTTCCCTGCAGGGAGCGTGGGACGCCGTTCAGCACGCTGATGGCTTGCCGCGCCGGCACGACGCGGTGGCCGCTTCCTGCGGCCAGAGTGCCCCTACCTACGCATACGGATTACAGCATCAGCGGCAG CTCGATGAATCGGAAGACAGGGATGAGCGCAGCGGCGGCTGGCACTGGCTGGAACACTGTCACAACGGCGTGCAAGCCAACCAGCACGGGCCGGCCGAGACGTCCTATGTGACTGCGGCGGCCACCGATGGCGTTTCGGAGAACACCGTCGAGATGGAGGCCGACAGGAAGAGCCCCACGATGGACCTCTACCCGATCCGTTCACCAGCGATCCCGGGCTACATGGCGGCGACGCAGTCGGCGCGTGCCAAATCCCGCATGGCACCGCCGGCGGCTGCTCCGAGAGCAGGTGCCAAAAGCAGGTCCGGTTCCGTGGCGCCCAGTGGCGGTTCGACGTCGACAGCAAACACAGGCTGGAGCATGAAGCAcaacggtggcggtggcggcgccagcACCCGTGCGCCGCAGCAGAGAGCTGCGCATAGCCCGGAGTCCAGCTGCAGCGGTGAAAGGACGCCGCCAGTATTAGGCGGCCGGAGCAGGCTGGCCTTTGCTTGA
- the LOC117851724 gene encoding protein IQ-DOMAIN 21 isoform X2 — translation MGKKPGGAGWLATVRKVFKASKDQRHAKKRGGEAEDAAAGGGEVAEIVSVDHFPTAETSPEVTNDGSGGGAVAWRERGEHEEVAGARRRACRGMAAVTAASRVARTAAARGRAGSREERAAVRIQAFYRGYLARRARRALRGLVRLQALVRGHQVRRQVHLTMRCMQALVSAQARVRARHLTSHPHAARRATARLDAQRRPGFLVDLVPTRQQHRGRLSFGHDRAGLAEIDHEAPAVQAHQAPQRHSSASRSLQGAWDAVQHADGLPRRHDAVAASCGQSAPTYAYGLQHQRQLDESEDRDERSGGWHWLEHCHNGVQANQHGPAETSYVTAAATDGVSENTVEMEADRKSPTMDLYPIRSPAIPGYMAATQSARAKSRMAPPAAAPRAGAKSRSGSVAPSGGSTSTANTGWSMKHNGGGGGASTRAPQQRAAHSPESSCSGERTPPVLGGRSRLAFA, via the exons ATGGGCAAGaagcccggcggcgccgggtggCTGGCCACCGTCCGGAAGGTCTTCAAGGCCTCCAAGGACCAGCGCCACGCCAAGAAG AGGGGAGGCGAAGCGGAGGacgctgcggccggcggcggcgaggtggcggagATCGTCTCCGTGGATCACTTCCCGACGGCCGAGACGTCGCCGGAGGTCACCAatgacggcagcggcggcggcgccgtggcttggagggagaggggggagcACGAGGAGGTAGCGGGCGCCAGGAGGAGGGCCTGCCGCGGCATGGCAGCAgtgacggcggcgtcgagggtggcgaggaccgccgccgcgcgcgggagGGCGGGCAGCAGGGAGGAGCGAGCCGCCGTGCGCATCCAGGCATTCTACCGGGGGTACTTG GCGAGGCGAGCCCGTCGCGCGCTGCGCGGGCTGGTGCGGCTCCAAGCGCTGGTGCGCGGCCACCAGGTGCGGCGCCAGGTCCACCTCACCATGCGCTGCATGCAGGCGCTCGTCAGCGCGCAGGCCCGCGTCCGCGCCCGCCACCTCACCTCCCACCCCCACGCCGCCAGGCGCGCCACAGCCCGGCTCGATGCCCAGCGCCGTCCTGGCTTTCTCGTCGACCTCGTCCCCACCAGGCAGCAGCACCGAGGCAGGCTCTCCTTCGGGCACGACCGCGCCGGCTTGGCAGAGATCGACCACGAGGCGCCGGCGGTGCAGGCGCATCAGGCTCCTCAACGCCACAGCAGCGCGAGCCGTTCCCTGCAGGGAGCGTGGGACGCCGTTCAGCACGCTGATGGCTTGCCGCGCCGGCACGACGCGGTGGCCGCTTCCTGCGGCCAGAGTGCCCCTACCTACGCATACGGATTACAGCATCAGCGGCAG CTCGATGAATCGGAAGACAGGGATGAGCGCAGCGGCGGCTGGCACTGGCTGGAACACTGTCACAACGGCGTGCAAGCCAACCAGCACGGGCCGGCCGAGACGTCCTATGTGACTGCGGCGGCCACCGATGGCGTTTCGGAGAACACCGTCGAGATGGAGGCCGACAGGAAGAGCCCCACGATGGACCTCTACCCGATCCGTTCACCAGCGATCCCGGGCTACATGGCGGCGACGCAGTCGGCGCGTGCCAAATCCCGCATGGCACCGCCGGCGGCTGCTCCGAGAGCAGGTGCCAAAAGCAGGTCCGGTTCCGTGGCGCCCAGTGGCGGTTCGACGTCGACAGCAAACACAGGCTGGAGCATGAAGCAcaacggtggcggtggcggcgccagcACCCGTGCGCCGCAGCAGAGAGCTGCGCATAGCCCGGAGTCCAGCTGCAGCGGTGAAAGGACGCCGCCAGTATTAGGCGGCCGGAGCAGGCTGGCCTTTGCTTGA
- the LOC140222615 gene encoding uncharacterized protein, which translates to MEDHQWMYTGRSSQNPLTNEWIDKTYVFLERTFASVEGAKSTWCPCSKCGNMHWQTKLDMGKHLVKNGFTSDYIRWIYHGEADRGRDKVLRQRIEEYDDDVGVGDMLNDYHEAHFDEARRKEEPEATAKDYYDMLSAAQQPLHGHTKVSQLDAIARLMAVKSQFSLSRDAFDIMLTVFGSLLLDGHILPKSMYEAQKLLRALKMPYESLSNGGRYEKAHGDLRETGRYRDWFRFRFWVRFRGAARSFSGCY; encoded by the exons atggaggatcatcagtggatgtacacgggccgctcTAGTCAAAATCCGctgaccaatgaatggattgacaagacgTATGTTTTCTTGGAACGGACGTTTGCAAGTGTCGAAGGAGCTaaatcgacttggtgtccgtgtagcaaatgtggaaacatgcatTGGCAAActaagctagacatgggcaaacatcttgtgaagaacggatttacgtcagactacatcaggtggatctaccatggtgaagccgatcgtgggagagacaaggtcttgagacaacgcattgaggaatatgatgatgatgtcggggttggagacatgttaaatgactatcatgaagcacacttcgatgaaGCACGTAGaaaggaggagccagaggctaccgcaaaggattattacgacatgttgtctgcggcacagcaaccccttcacgggcataccaaggtttctcaactggatgccattgcacgcctaatggctgtgaagtctcagtttagcttgagtcgagatgCCTTTGATATTATGCTGACAGTTTTTGGCAGTCTGCTCCTAGATGGTCatatcttgccaaagagcatgtatgaggcacagaaactccttcgtgcacttaagatgccatacga gtcattgagtAATGGTGGGAGGTATGAGAAAGCTCATggcgatttgcgagagactggccgctACAGGGATTGGTTCAGGTTCAGGTTCTGGGTCAGGTTCAG AGGTGCTGCAAGGAGCTTCTCCGGGTGCTACTAG